One genomic window of Branchiostoma lanceolatum isolate klBraLanc5 chromosome 5, klBraLanc5.hap2, whole genome shotgun sequence includes the following:
- the LOC136435834 gene encoding uncharacterized protein, with translation MAAHGDLEVGNFLHKGILRFCFMPIIRQQLLEFMDDWNDRRIRPHRGATVPGGRPNVLFFPPERTGGDNFLNHLSQHDRQQAQHYCKPPGNDVGNEPLNRYLEEMMANMQRRVPDTWQEAA, from the exons ATGGCAGCTCATGGAGACCTTGAAGTAGGGAACTTTCTACACAA AGGAATCCTACGTTTCTGCTTTATGCCGATCATCAGACAACAACTCCTGGAGTTCATGGATGACTGGAATGACAGAAGAATCCGTCCGCATCGAGGGGCAACAGTTCCAGGTGGACGACCAAACGTGTTGTTCTTCCCGCCAGAGCGAACAG GTGGAGATAACTTCCTGAACCACCTGTCCCAGCATGACAGACAGCAGGCACAACATTATTGCAAACCTCCAGGCAATGATGTGGGGAATGAGCCCCTCAACAGGTATCTGGAAGAGATGATGGCGAACATGCAGCGGCGGGTACCAGACACTTGGCAGGAGGCTGCATAG